AACAGACATCTCTGATCCCAAGATACCCAGAGGTCACAGTCAAGGGCTGGTCAGTGAGGAGAGTGGGGGGGATGGTCAGCCTAGGAGGGACAGGAGAGACCACCTACAAGGCAGCTCCTTCATCTCTGGACAGTGTGGGGCAGGACTCTACTGAAAGGCTGCAGCATCATCCAGCCGCGGTCCTGTCGGGAGACAGGTGAGGCAGGGTCCCTGGAGGACAGCGAGCAAATCGACTCACCATAGCCAGTCCAATCAGGACCCCAGAGCTTGAGCCCAGCCAGGGGGCACCCTAGCCACTCAGCACCCCTCCCCGCAGGCAGGTCCATATCACAGTGCTGGCCACAGCATGGTGACCAGCGTCCagccaggggagaggggagaggacacAGGGGACACCCCCCAGCTTTCAGGTCTGGAAGGGAGACCCCAAGGATCCCCTCTAGGAGCCTATGGAGCCGGCCCCTCTCCACAAGAGTCAAGTTCAGGAGCTCTGAGGCCACTCTGTTCTGGAGGGGGTCCCGAGCCTCGCCCCCACGCCCCCTTCAGGCCAGGGTCCTGAACGTGGGGCTGGCTCCTGTCACAGGGCGCTCAGAACCAGGGGAAGAAGGCGACACTGACCAGCAGCTGTGGGTGGTACCCAGGATGATGGGGCAGGACAGGAACGGGGGCAGAGACAAGCCACACGCCCTGGGCCTCAAAGCTGCTGATCCTCACAAGGCAGATCTACCCCTCGCTGCCACCCTGCCCCCAACGAAGCCTCCACCTGGCCACCGGGGGCCTATCCTCAGCCTTGACCCTGGCCTCTGTCATGCTCGGGCCAACGGTCTGCAGAGTCTCCCGAGTGGGCACGGCCAGCCGGGCTGCCCCTTGCTGGAAAAGAATTTCTGCCAACCTTCAGTGCGAGAGACTGAGGGCCACGCCTGCCCACCGCCCTGCACAGGCACCCCTACTGCCCTGCTCTAAGAAAAGGGCCCCGGAGCATCTGCCTCGAGACCAGGAGGCCAGGAGTCAGGGGGAGGCTAGCGGGTGGCCTCATTTCCggggcccagcccagcccataTCACCGAAGGGGCCCTCGCCCGTGGCAGAGCGCGGCGGGGGCCCGCACGGGGTGCAGAGGTCCGAGTCCGTGTCCGACTCGCCCTCCGCGATGTAGGGCCTGACTTTGGCGCATGGAGCGACCGCCGCGTAGCAGCTATTGAGGGCATCCAGGTTCTCCTTGGACTGGGAGATGCTGAACCCACTGAAGGAGCGCTCCAGCTCCTCGTGGTCCACTGATGGAATGGAGATGGATGTGTCACTGTCCCTCAGCGCGCCCTCGTGGGGCCTGCAGGCCGGGGCATCCTCCGGCCTCAGGAACTCCGTGCTGGCCCGGTGGCCCCCGCTGTAAGCGGACAGGGACCGCTCATGGGCAGGTGGCGGCGGGATGCGCACCAGCGAGCTGTGGTCCCCCACGGGTGAGGTGCCGTGGCCTGGGCGGGGGTAACACTGCTGCTGCCACGAGGTGGACGGTGGGCACTGGGCGGGGGGCGCAGGTGGGGGTGCCGCGAAGTTCTTCTGGCCCACGGAGCTGGTGGAGCGGACGAGCTTGATGATGCAGCCGCTCCGGCCACCGTGGTCCCGGCTGTCCTCGGGGCTGTGGTACGGTGGCGCTGGCTCCGGCTCCTTGGCCCCAAAGTAGGCCTCGGTTTCCGTCGGGGGGACACCCATGCGCTGCATGTAGATGTTCACCAGGAAATCCAGCTTCTTCTCCATGGACAGGACCTGTGGGAGGGACTAGTGAGCCATGCTAGATGGTTCccatgctggggtggggggtggggtggggaggacagtCCCTGGAGGTGGGAAGGGCTGGATGCTTCTCATGGCGGGGTCGGGATGCTCTTTGGAGTTGGGGAGGGCAGCAACGCTCCCTGGACAGGTGGGGACCCTAGACACTCCCCAGAGGTGGGGGGACACAGAATGTCACCTACAGAATTGCAGAGGCAATAGAAGGCaggacaccccctcccccagcagctcAGCCTCTGACTGCCCCCATCAGGGTATGTGGCCTCAGGGCTTCAGAGCATGGACACTCTTGCTTCTATGGGCCACTCTGTGGGTTCACCCATAAAGCAAACTCCACAGGGAAGGAATCACCCGTTCCTCTCCTGGGCTCCCAGAAGCAGACCCTCAGCAAAGGGTCTTGTGTGTGGTTCCAGAGGACTTGCTCCCAAGAGAGTAGAGGAAAGTCAGACAAGGTCAGCCAAGTGGGGTGGAGAACCACCACGAAGGCCCTGCAGCAGCGCCCCCCAGGCGAGAAGAGAGCCAGCAAGCCAGTGCTTGGCCTGGGGTCTATAGGCGCTGGCCAGAAGAAGGGAAGTGCCCCAGGCCTGGGAGTGCTCACAGGGTACCCAGGGTCCAGACACCACAGCCCTCAGCTACCCACAAAGCTGGCGCACCCTCCCGCAGCAGCCGCGCTGACACCACGGACCCCCAGCCTCTCCCACCTGCTTCTCCACCTTCCCCAGCCTCCCCATCATGCTGGGGTCCTCGGGCAGCTCCGCCTCCGCCGGGCCCTTGCCTCGGTCTTTGTCCGCCATCGTTGGGCCACGCCCCACGATCTGGTCCACTCTGCCGGAAGAGACCCACCCCGGGCGTGAGGTCGGGTGAGAGCGCCGGGGCCCAAGGCGTCTCCTCCTGGGCCAGGCCGCAGCCCCCAGTTTCAGGCTCCGACTGAGCCAGAGACTACTGAGGGCAGCGAGGAACCAGGACAGACAGACGCCTGGCGCCAGGTCCCCGTCCTGCTCTCTGCCACCCTCGGGACCTGTCCCTTGACCGTCCCATCCCAGCGAGGCTGGCACATCAGCGAGGAGCAGAGAAGGAAGCCAGGGCCATGCACTCCCAGCTCCCCCAACCTTCCCCACcctgagccccgcccccaccccagctctgctCCTGGATAAGTGCCACTGAGGCCCCGTCCACCCGGGGGTCTGGAGGGGGCGGAGCTAAAGGTGGGCAAAGGGAACCACAAAAGCGCGgtagggggcggggtggggggcgtgaGGGCTACGCTCCATGCGCCAGACGCGGGAAGGGACACAGACTAACACCAAAAACCGCCAACACACAACCAGAAGGGACAGACAGAGCCACTGCCAACCAGAAGGGGTCCCTGTGTGCTCGTGCGTGTACACGTGTGTGCTTACTATGCATGCGTGTGCGTGCTTCCATGTATGTGCGCGCACTTGTGTGAACGTGAGTGTGCCCTTATGTGCACACGAGTGGGGGATGCGGAACACAGCTGAGGTGGCCTCAAACAAGGGCAGCAGTCAGAAAAGCCAacaagatgggagggaggcctcCTTCCTAGAGGGGCGTCTGCTTGACCACCATGTGAGCAGGAACGGCCCCAGAGGAGCTCAGAAGGCACCTTGAGAGCAGCAGCGTGGGTGCCCGAGCCGGAGGGGTGCAGCCACATGGACACTGGGCAAAGACACTGGGGCCAGGTTGCGGCTGGCAGGACAGTGACCCGGGCACAGGCCACACGAGCCTCATGGGCAAAGCCTCCTTCCAGGCTCCAGAGTGAGGAGGGCCGCCAGCCCCCCCAGAAGTGCCACTTGAAGCCACTGCCCCTTCCCCAGCTGCCTTCCTCACCCACAGCTGCCCTGATCGCCTGTCAGGACTCGGGGATCTGTCCTGTCTGTCGCAGGAAGCAGGAGGGGTCAGGCTTGCATCAGCCATGGGGCAGCCTCCTCATGCTCCAGTGGGCATCATGCTTGATCatgcggggggaggggggtggcggTTGGGGGGGACGAAGGGCCCTCAGACTCCAAGCAGACACTGTGGGGACAGAGCGGGAGGAGGGCTGTCTGGTGTTCAAGTGTCCACACAGTCCAGGCACGGGCGCTCAGCGCCTTCACCCCTGCCACATGACGGGCTGTCCACCTGGCTGCTGCCCTGGAAGCCTCAGCCCAGGGTCggcctggagctgctgctggTGGGTGCTCCCTGTACCACCCCCTCCCCTGGGCCTCTGGTGAGGAGCTGGGCTTAACCCTTCGTGCCCAGTCGGCCCTTCGGCCCCTTCTCTGTGGGAGTCTGCATGTCCTCTGGCTGCAGTGGTCCGGGAGGCCTGGGGGCTCCTAGGGCTGGCAGGGCCTTCTCAGCCTCTGTGCCCTGCAGCGATGCCGGAAGGGCGGGCTGCTGCCTCGGGGCACAGCTTCCTTGGGGCTGTCCTCCATGTCCTCTTTGCGGGACACAGGAAGGACAGGGTATGCGACAAACACTGTCTGGGCTGCCCTGGGTCAGGCCTTCTCCCCCCGAAACTCCTTTCTTATAGGAGAGCTGCCAGGCTGGGATGCTGAGTACACTGACCCCCGGCCTTATGCAGAGAAACCCCAGCACACAGGAGTCAGACACCCCACTCGCTCCATTGGCCCAGCGGCCAGCATCCTTGCTGGCCTTCAGGACACCCCTGGTCCTCTCTGCCAGCACCCCATATCCCTGCCCTGGGTGCTGCTCTCACAGACCTACTAGGGGCATCACAGCCATCATTTCAACCGTCCAGGGGAACAGGAAGGCTCCCATGTCTGAATTCACCACCAATGACCCTGCTCCTGCTGCCTAACACCTAACTGCCCTCGTACTCCACTCCTCTTTGACCAGGACCACCTCCTACAGGAACCCTGACTGTGGTGACAACTGGACACAAAGCCCAGGGTTCTGGGGAACCCCTGGGCGCCCCACTCAGGTTGGGGCCTTTCCTAGTCACTCTTCACCAGAGTCTAGAGGCCAGAGGACTGGCTTGGTCCATAAGCGGCACAGAGTGACCCACCGGCAGTGGTGCTGGGAGCCTGCATTGGTGCTCGGGCAGAGCCCCCGCAAGGCAGGCCCTCACGTCTGAATGCATCTGGtccctggggggctgccatctactTGTGCCCGGGGAGTGCCCCACAGCAGTCACACAGGTGTCACACGGCCTCCCCAGGACCATGCCAAGAGGAGCAGCTCAAGGGCCCCTGACCCAGCCTCCCGGGGCCTCAGAGGACGTCGCTTTGTCAAGGACAGGAACAACTCCATATCCTGTCGAGCAGAGAGGGTGCTGCCGTCATGTGGCTGGAGCGAAGGGGACTGGCATTCCACACAGACAGGCGGGGCGTGTCCTGACCTAGGTGAGTACTGGGGTGACTCTCTCGGAGGGGCCGTGGGTCCTTTGCTGGGGTACTTCTTGTGCCGGGGAGTtgaagggggtggggggcccaCAATCATATCTATCCTGGCGAGTAAACAAGAAAAGAGACACCGGGAAAATGCATCGTGAAGCAACATGTGGGGGGCAGCAGGAACTTGCAGAGACAAAAGGAACGACCTGCTGAAGGCCGCCCCGACCCTGGAGCGCAAGGACTCTGAGCTCCAGGACCTCGGCACCGGGCGGGTCCACAAGCTCGTGGCCCTTTCTGCCCAGGCCAGTGTCCACATGCACAGGACACAAGGCAGCTGGCAGCAAAGTGCCAAGGGTCCCAGGAAGGACATGAAGGCCCTGCCAGTGAGCGACAGACATCCAGCTCCTGCGGGGTGGGTCTGTCTCATCTGTTTTCCAGAcggaaagggagggagaggagaccatctaggacagaagagcctggtgaacAAAACAGCTGCTGTGACGGGTAGAGGTGGGCCAGCCACTGGGACCTGGGGCGGCCTCTCGCTCACACTTGCACACATGTGAACACACGTACACGCTCACACACTGCACATACCTGCATGTTTACATGCACTGGCACATGTCCACACACCTGTGTACACATGCACTCTCACACGTACACAACTGCATGGGCACAGACGTTCGCACAAACACACAGGTCTACTCAATGCTCGAGGAGGACACTGAGCGGCTGACCTCCTGGCCCAAGCCTGTGGACAGGAAGGGGTCAACCCCTGGCCCCACCCTAAGGGAGAGCTGGAGGCCTAGATGGACCCCTCCCCTGGAATCTCAAGCAGAACCGGGCGGACACCACCTGCCATGGGGCCAGAGGCTGGGCTGACCCCCAGTGCTGCTGCGACCATCCAGACCCCTCCATGGCCAGGGCCCAGGCTTCAGGGCCAGAGAACTGGCAGCAGCCTCAGGGGAGGGGCCTGGCCAGCGGAGGGTGAGGCCCACGCCAGGATAGACCCACGCCAGCCATGGCATCACGGGCACCACAGACACGTGTGCTCGTTTGTGTAGACAGTGCGTGCTTCTGAGCACATGTGTActcagtgtgcatgtgtgtgtgctggccTATGGGACATGTGTGTGGACATGCGGCTTAGGAAACAGTTATTTGTGTATACATGTGCCAACACGGATGTGCATGTCGGAGTAGACATagttctgtgtgcatgtgtgtcctGGGTCCTCACTGTGTCTGTGTACATGCATGTACGACTGACTCCTGGAGTGAACAAGCCAGAGACGGCAGTTCCCACGTGTGCACTGCCCCGGCCACACCAGGCACCTCTCCAGCCCCATCGCCTACTCTGGCCATAGGAATCCCTCTGCATGAGGGGAGGGAGAACCTGCCCTCCCATTCTGGAGGAAGAGGTGCCACATGGCCTAACTGCTGCCCATCAGGCCCACAGAAACCTGCCCCTTCACCTCTCAACAGAACTAAGCTCCCCAGCTCACGTGGGCACACATACATGCAAGGACACacgacacacacagatacatgcgTACACCCACACACTTCTGCCAAACATGTGTTGCACtcgtgtgcacacatgcacatgcatgcactttacacatacacacgtgtgcacacgtgtgcctAAGGTCTGCACACACGTGAGTACACGTGTGCATTCACACAcgtgcatgtgcacacatacatacatacacgttTGCCCATCATGGCaagggcagagagaagagagagacaacAGAAAGATTCAAAAACAGACCACATGAGGACACGGCAGAAAGCCCACATGGGGCTGACGTGGGGCCAGAGAGGAAGGGCCCAGACGTGGCAGCAAGCAGGGCCAGCCACTGTGTCTGCAGCCGCATCTGCCACCACACCTCTGCCGGGAACGGGCAGCCCGCACTGCACCGGTCCCCGAACAGCACCCGGGTTTGGCCCAGAGGACCCGGCTCCGCACCCCAGGGCAGGGTGGGCCCTCTTGCCTGGACTGCAGGTTTTTGATGCGGGACAGCATGTCTAGGTGGCCGGCTGAGTACTGCTCAATCACGTCCATCACATCGTAGGGCCGCAGGCTCTCCTTGAACTTCCGCTTGGACACCAGGAACCGCATGACACTGGAGGGGTCAGAGGAGGGGCTGTGAGCCCTGGGCAGAGACCACCAAAGGCAGCCCCCAACGATCACCTAGCTGTGGCCCTCCCAGAATCTCTAGCCCTATTATCTGGGACACCCACGCCCCGTACTCCCTCCACCTTTGGGCCTAGCTGTGCCGAGGACCCTTGTCCAGTCAGGAACCCCCGTGCAGCACAGCTCCTGCTGTCCATGGCACCTGGCACCCGGGTGCAGGCGATGGCCATGACAGCAGGTGCCTTGTGAGCGGCAGGGCCCGGGCTGAAGGGGTGTCGGCCGCAAGGCATCCCCCTGGAGCCGTGTCTTCACACCCGCTCCCCAGGCCCCATGTGCACAGATGGCTCCGTGAGAGGCAGCCAGGTCCTCACCACACGGCCCGGATGCTGACTTTGAGGCCTGGGGTCAGATCCTCTGTCACAAACTCGCAGTTGCAGCTCTTATTATCGTCCACGATGTCCTCCCCTGGGAGACTTGCTTCTGGGTGGAAGGACACAGCCCGTGAGGGGCCGGGCAGCACCCGGCGCTGCGGGGCCTGGTGCTCTGGCCCTGCAGCGCTCCAGTCCCCACTCCTGCCTTCTCAGCCTGCTTCCCTCTACTGTGCTTTTCGGGGAGCGGCCACCATGAGAGTATAAGAGGGCATCACTGTGCATGGACGGATGGGCAAAACGTGGTATGTCCACACACAGGACCTGGGGAATGTCTGCCCTAAGAGCAGGGCTGTGCCGTCACCAGTACCGTGGGTGAGCATGGAGCTTGTGATGCAGGACAAGCCCGTGCAGCCCCACCTCCCAGAGCCTCAGGACAGCAGGCCTCCACCCCCGGGGCTGCCCAACCCACCTTCTGAGTTCTGCCTCGAAGCAGCACCCCTGGCCCGGAATGCCTGCCGGGCGCGGCCACGTTCCCCGAAGCTCCAGCTCTTGGGCACCTTGCTTGGACTGTCCTCCAGGCTCTGGTCGGCGCTGGGTGACCGGCGGACGGTCTGGGCCTGAGGGGACCCCTTGCCCTTGGCAGCCACGCCGCGGGGGCTGGAGAAGACACGGTCTTTCAAACTGACCTTCTGACTGCTCCCGCAAGAACcaacagacagacacacagaaagacaGCAAGAGAGGTCACCCTGCAAAGAACACTCCAGCCCACTGGCTGCTGGTGGGTGGATGGGGCGCCGAGGCcatggggatggggaaggagggttGCCCGGGTGAGTGGAGACGGGTCAGCCCTACCACAGACTCCCGGGGCCCACTGGGTGCTCAGCCTGGCCGGGGACCGGTCAGTGGACTCTGAAATCACTTTCAGTTACCACCCAAAGGTGCCTGAGCTCTTGCCACACTGTCCGGCCAGGCCTCCTTCTCCAAACGTCCTGGGCACCTCCTGAGGGTGGCCCCAGGTCAGGAGGGTGAGGTCTGCAGCTGACCCCTGGGCCCCTCTGCCCAACCCTGGGGAGCTGCCTGGAGGAAGAGTTataggggagggggaggggaagcagcACGGAGGGCAAGGGTCTGCCCACCCCTTCTACCCAGGGCGGCACAGGCTCCCCCAAACAGGACCCATCCAGGAATAGAACATTCACGCTCTGGAGAACACTTGGGGTGCCAGCCGAGCCCTGGCCAGAGGCCGCAGGGAGGGGGCAACCATGGCCATCCAGCTGCAGCCCCATAATGGGCTCCCTGCCCTCATCTCTTGGTAACCACGGAGATGGATCTGACACCCCGAGTTTGTCGGTTCTAACATCCTCCAGGCCTCAGGCAGGAGACAAAAGCAGTTGTGGTATTTACAGGTCAGGCCCAGGGCCAGGCGGCCACTCACTTCCTCCCACAGACCACCATCTGCCTGGAGGAGAGCGAAGTCCCTGTGAACTGTGAACCCATTCATGCCACCACACTGAGGGGCCACCGGACCTCCTGGAGTGGCCTCTGCACTGCCCTGGGTCCCAGGGCCTGGGGCCAGCCCACACGGGCCCCTGGCAGAGCCTCTGCTGCCCCTGGGAAGCGACCACCACAGCTGATCCCTCAAACAGTGCCAGCCCCATCACAGATGCCCCAGGTCAGCCACCTCCACTGACCCAAGGGGGACCCACAGCTGACACAGCGTCAGACGGCGCAGAGATGATGGGCCATGGACAAGAGAAGGCCCATGGCCTGGTCCACCCAGCCCAGACACTGCAGTCCAAGCTGGTGCCCCCACCTTGCCCCCAGCCAGCTGAGACCCTCTGTGCTAGTTCTCAGGCCTGAGGCACGGAGCCCACTCGGAGGGGAGGTTCCCCCAGAGACTCTGGGTGCCCAGGGTCCCCTTGAGCACAGGAGCCAGGGCATTTGCTTGCTCAGGACACTAGCCCCAAGCCTGTAACTGCTGTGCCCGGCATGAGGCCAAGACAGGGGTGGGGGGCCGAGGGACCCCCGGAGCCAAGGCATGGGGGCCAGTGTGCAGATAATCTTCGTCATTCCCAAAGGAGACCACCAGGTGGTCCAGGAGAACCAAGAAGCAAGGGCCCCGCCAAGCCCTTGATGGGGACCCCCAGCTGGACTTGCTGTCCTGTACATACCAGGGGTCCCTGGAACTTGACCCCACGCAGCTGACTGCGAGGACAGAGCCACAGGAAGGAGCCTTCCCTGGCCTCGCCCTGGCCCCGCCGTCCCATCCCTGACTCTCAGACTGCTCAGACCTCAGAGAAGCGCCCTGCTGGGGGACCATGGGTGGTGGTCTGGACTTTCTCAGTTATCACAACTCAGAGTCACAGGCACGCAGCCCCCCAGCCACCCTGATCCTTCGTCAACTCCAGGTGCTCGAGTGCCGACAGTCCTGCAGGAGTCAAGAGAGGCTCTCCCTCACCTCACAAGCCAAGGATGGAAGCAAACGCAGGGTGGGGCTCTGGACGCCTGCCcccaaggaaggagagggaggctaGCCCACCCTCCGAGTGAAGGGCATTTACACGGGGCCAGGGAGCAAGCTCAGGAAGGTCTAGGGGAGAAAGCAAGGCCCAGCCTCTCCTCTCCTGCCTgccaccacccccatcccccatccaGGGCAAACTCCCCAAAAGAGAAGCAAGCCATCAACAAGGATAAGCGAGGGGGCGCCCCGGCTGAGTGCCGCTATACCCTAGTCTGTGCGGCCAGGGCCCAGCTTGGAGGGAGAGGGCCAGCATCCACCGAGAGAACCGTCTGGCCCACGGCTGGACCTTGGATGCCCAGGGAAGGTGAGGAAGATGAGGGGAGAGTTGTGAAACACACATAGCGGGGCCGAGCACGGCCTGGGCCCCTGGACCGGCCATGGACACCTCTGGCCCTTCCGGTTCCCAGGCAGCCTGACCACAGCCCCCGACCTGAAAGGCCAGCCCCCTGGACACAAGCTCTGGGCAAGCAGGACAGCTTCTGCTGGGACCCCAAATCTCCCCTCCAAGGGCTGcaagagccccccacccccgcaggcCTACTTCAGAACACACAGGCAGCACGGCAGGTGCGGGGGGGTCTACCCTCCGAGCCCCTCTCCGGGGGAGCAGGATTCGGAGCATGCATGGATGCAGGTGTGCAGGCATGCCGCCCTGGAACCCCAACCTGCTGCCCGGCCCCTCCCCACGCCCACCGCTCAACATCCCTGCTTCCGGGGCCAGCTCGGACCACATGCACACGATGACTGGTGAGTGCAGCTGCCAGCACCTGCGGGCCGCACGGGGCAGGGTGGGGCGGGCAGCAGGGGGCCCAGAGCAAGCAGGAGGACAGACACTTCCACATCCCCGAGAGCAGACAGGGCACAGAGAGAGGAAACGTCCCGGCAGTCAGGGAGCCCACTGGGCAAAGGTCGGCCCTTCCACCGTCCCGTTTCCAGTCTGCCCTAAACCAGGCCTGTACGTGGGAGGAGGGAGCCGCGGACCTCGGGCTTTCTGGTGCATTTGGTGTGCCAGGACCACAGGGAGCCCGGCACACACAGGACAGAGCCGCCTCCCGCAGGCGGGCAGCGGGTGGAGGGCAGCGCCCTCCCTTGCGTAGTAGAGGTGCTAGATGGCCCAGCCATGCGGAAGTCTCGCAGGAGAGCAATCAGACCCCGGAAGGCGCGCTTTGCGGGTTCAGACCCCCTGGCCGGCCCCTCTCCTGCTTGGAGCACAGCATCGTTGGGGCATCGTTTGGCTTGGGGCGAAGGAAGGGCGTTAGCGCCGTGGCCCTGTCGCCCAGGA
The Bos indicus x Bos taurus breed Angus x Brahman F1 hybrid chromosome 13, Bos_hybrid_MaternalHap_v2.0, whole genome shotgun sequence genome window above contains:
- the KCNQ2 gene encoding potassium voltage-gated channel subfamily KQT member 2 isoform X5, whose product is MVQKSRNGGVYPGPSGEKKLKVGFVGLDPGAPDSTRDGALLIAGSEAPKRGSILSKPRAGGAGAGKPPKRNAFYRKLQNFLYNVLERPRGWAFIYHAYVFLLVFSCLVLSVFSTIKEYEKSSEGALYILEIVTIVVFGVEYFVRIWAAGCCCRYRGWRGRLKFARKPFCVIDIMVLIASIAVLAAGSQGNVFATSALRSLRFLQILRMIRMDRRGGTWKLLGSVVYAHSKELVTAWYIGFLCLILASFLVYLAEKGENDHFDTYADALWWGLITLTTIGYGDKYPQTWNGRLLAATFTLIGVSFFALPAGILGSGFALKVQEQHRQKHFEKRRNPAAGLIQSAWRFYATNLSRTDLHSTWQYYERTVTVPMYSSQTQTYGASRLIPPLNQLELLRNLKSKSGLTFRKEPQPEPSPSPRGVAAKGKGSPQAQTVRRSPSADQSLEDSPSKVPKSWSFGERGRARQAFRARGAASRQNSEEASLPGEDIVDDNKSCNCEFVTEDLTPGLKVSIRAVCVMRFLVSKRKFKESLRPYDVMDVIEQYSAGHLDMLSRIKNLQSRIDMIVGPPPPSTPRHKKYPSKGPTAPPRESPQYSPRVDQIVGRGPTMADKDRGKGPAEAELPEDPSMMGRLGKVEKQVLSMEKKLDFLVNIYMQRMGVPPTETEAYFGAKEPEPAPPYHSPEDSRDHGGRSGCIIKLVRSTSSVGQKNFAAPPPAPPAQCPPSTSWQQQCYPRPGHGTSPVGDHSSLVRIPPPPAHERSLSAYSGGHRASTEFLRPEDAPACRPHEGALRDSDTSISIPSVDHEELERSFSGFSISQSKENLDALNSCYAAVAPCAKVRPYIAEGESDTDSDLCTPCGPPPRSATGEGPFGDMGWAGPRK
- the KCNQ2 gene encoding potassium voltage-gated channel subfamily KQT member 2 isoform X9; the protein is MVQKSRNGGVYPGPSGEKKLKVGFVGLDPGAPDSTRDGALLIAGSEAPKRGSILSKPRAGGAGAGKPPKRNAFYRKLQNFLYNVLERPRGWAFIYHAYVFLLVFSCLVLSVFSTIKEYEKSSEGALYILEIVTIVVFGVEYFVRIWAAGCCCRYRGWRGRLKFARKPFCVIDIMVLIASIAVLAAGSQGNVFATSALRSLRFLQILRMIRMDRRGGTWKLLGSVVYAHSKELVTAWYIGFLCLILASFLVYLAEKGENDHFDTYADALWWGLITLTTIGYGDKYPQTWNGRLLAATFTLIGVSFFALPAGILGSGFALKVQEQHRQKHFEKRRNPAAGLIQSAWRFYATNLSRTDLHSTWQYYERTVTVPMYSSQTQTYGASRLIPPLNQLELLRNLKSKSGLTFRKEPQPEPSPSPRGVAAKGKGSPQAQTVRRSPSADQSLEDSPSKVPKSWSFGERGRARQAFRARGAASRQNSEASLPGEDIVDDNKSCNCEFVTEDLTPGLKVSIRAVCVMRFLVSKRKFKESLRPYDVMDVIEQYSAGHLDMLSRIKNLQSRVDQIVGRGPTMADKDRGKGPAEAELPEDPSMMGRLGKVEKQVLSMEKKLDFLVNIYMQRMGVPPTETEAYFGAKEPEPAPPYHSPEDSRDHGGRSGCIIKLVRSTSSVGQKNFAAPPPAPPAQCPPSTSWQQQCYPRPGHGTSPVGDHSSLVRIPPPPAHERSLSAYSGGHRASTEFLRPEDAPACRPHEGALRDSDTSISIPSVDHEELERSFSGFSISQSKENLDALNSCYAAVAPCAKVRPYIAEGESDTDSDLCTPCGPPPRSATGEGPFGDMGWAGPRK
- the KCNQ2 gene encoding potassium voltage-gated channel subfamily KQT member 2 isoform X4; its protein translation is MVQKSRNGGVYPGPSGEKKLKVGFVGLDPGAPDSTRDGALLIAGSEAPKRGSILSKPRAGGAGAGKPPKRNAFYRKLQNFLYNVLERPRGWAFIYHAYVFLLVFSCLVLSVFSTIKEYEKSSEGALYILEIVTIVVFGVEYFVRIWAAGCCCRYRGWRGRLKFARKPFCVIDIMVLIASIAVLAAGSQGNVFATSALRSLRFLQILRMIRMDRRGGTWKLLGSVVYAHSKELVTAWYIGFLCLILASFLVYLAEKGENDHFDTYADALWWGLITLTTIGYGDKYPQTWNGRLLAATFTLIGVSFFALPAGILGSGFALKVQEQHRQKHFEKRRNPAAGLIQSAWRFYATNLSRTDLHSTWQYYERTVTVPMYSSQTQTYGASRLIPPLNQLELLRNLKSKSGLTFRKEPQPEPSPSQKVSLKDRVFSSPRGVAAKGKGSPQAQTVRRSPSADQSLEDSPSKVPKSWSFGERGRARQAFRARGAASRQNSEEASLPGEDIVDDNKSCNCEFVTEDLTPGLKVSIRAVCVMRFLVSKRKFKESLRPYDVMDVIEQYSAGHLDMLSRIKNLQSRIDMIVGPPPPSTPRHKKYPSKGPTAPPRESPQYSPRVDQIVGRGPTMADKDRGKGPAEAELPEDPSMMGRLGKVEKQVLSMEKKLDFLVNIYMQRMGVPPTETEAYFGAKEPEPAPPYHSPEDSRDHGGRSGCIIKLVRSTSSVGQKNFAAPPPAPPAQCPPSTSWQQQCYPRPGHGTSPVGDHSSLVRIPPPPAHERSLSAYSGGHRASTEFLRPEDAPACRPHEGALRDSDTSISIPSVDHEELERSFSGFSISQSKENLDALNSCYAAVAPCAKVRPYIAEGESDTDSDLCTPCGPPPRSATGEGPFGDMGWAGPRK
- the KCNQ2 gene encoding potassium voltage-gated channel subfamily KQT member 2 isoform X3 — protein: MVQKSRNGGVYPGPSGEKKLKVGFVGLDPGAPDSTRDGALLIAGSEAPKRGSILSKPRAGGAGAGKPPKRNAFYRKLQNFLYNVLERPRGWAFIYHAYVFLLVFSCLVLSVFSTIKEYEKSSEGALYILEIVTIVVFGVEYFVRIWAAGCCCRYRGWRGRLKFARKPFCVIDIMVLIASIAVLAAGSQGNVFATSALRSLRFLQILRMIRMDRRGGTWKLLGSVVYAHSKELVTAWYIGFLCLILASFLVYLAEKGENDHFDTYADALWWGLITLTTIGYGDKYPQTWNGRLLAATFTLIGVSFFALPAGILGSGFALKVQEQHRQKHFEKRRNPAAGLIQSAWRFYATNLSRTDLHSTWQYYERTVTVPMYRLIPPLNQLELLRNLKSKSGLTFRKEPQPEPSPSKGRRCAESLCGCCPGHASQKVSLKDRVFSSPRGVAAKGKGSPQAQTVRRSPSADQSLEDSPSKVPKSWSFGERGRARQAFRARGAASRQNSEEASLPGEDIVDDNKSCNCEFVTEDLTPGLKVSIRAVCVMRFLVSKRKFKESLRPYDVMDVIEQYSAGHLDMLSRIKNLQSRIDMIVGPPPPSTPRHKKYPSKGPTAPPRESPQYSPRVDQIVGRGPTMADKDRGKGPAEAELPEDPSMMGRLGKVEKQVLSMEKKLDFLVNIYMQRMGVPPTETEAYFGAKEPEPAPPYHSPEDSRDHGGRSGCIIKLVRSTSSVGQKNFAAPPPAPPAQCPPSTSWQQQCYPRPGHGTSPVGDHSSLVRIPPPPAHERSLSAYSGGHRASTEFLRPEDAPACRPHEGALRDSDTSISIPSVDHEELERSFSGFSISQSKENLDALNSCYAAVAPCAKVRPYIAEGESDTDSDLCTPCGPPPRSATGEGPFGDMGWAGPRK